A window of Oncorhynchus gorbuscha isolate QuinsamMale2020 ecotype Even-year unplaced genomic scaffold, OgorEven_v1.0 Un_scaffold_10966, whole genome shotgun sequence genomic DNA:
caaatattggggaagatgccagagctaagtatgatgttaaagagttttagtatagccaattggaatttgttgtctgtatatttgatcatttcattgatgataccatcaacaccacaggcctttttgggttggagggtttttattttgtcctgtaactcattcaatgtaattggagaatccagtgggttctggtcgtctttaatagttgattctaagatctgtatttgatcatgtatatgtttttgctctttattctttgttatagaaccaaaaagattggagaagtggtttacccatacatctccattttggaaagataattatttgtgttgttgtttgtttagtgttttccaattttcccagaagtggttagagtctatggattcttcacttgcattgagctgatttctgacatgctgttccttctttttccgtagtgtatttctgtatcgtctctctctccaggtgctctgtgtctctctctctctcccgctctctctctccaggtgctctgtttcgctctctctctctccaggtgctctgtctctctctctctaggtgctctgtctctctctccaggtgctctgtctctctccaggtgctctgtctctctccagttgctctgtctctctccaggtgctctctctctccaggtgctctgtctctctctccaggtgctctgtctctctctccaggtgctctgtctctctctccaggtgctctgtctctctccaggtgctctctctctctccaggtgctctgtctctctctccaggtgctctgtctctctctccaggtgctctgtctctctccaggtgctctctctctctccaggtgctctctctctctctccaggtgctctgtctctctctccaggtgctctgtctctctccaggtgctctgtctctctccaggtgctctgtctctctccaggtgctctctctctccaggtgctctgtctctctctccaggtgctctgtctctctctccaggtgctctgtctctctctccaggtgctctgtctctctccaggtgctctgtctctctccaggtgctctgtctctctctccaggtgctctgtctctctctccaggtgctctgtctctctccaggtgctctgtctctctctccaggtgctctgtctctctccaggtgctctgtctctctccaggtgctctgtctctctctccaggtgctctgtctctctctccaggtgctctgtctctctccaggtgctctgtctctctctccaggtgctctgtctctctccaggtgctttgtctctctcttcaggtgctctgtctctctctccaggtgctctgtctctctccaggtgctctctctctctctccatgtgctctgtctctctctccaggtgctctgtctctctctccaggtgctctgtctctctctccaggttttctgtctctctcttcaggtgctctgtatctctcttcaggtgctctgtatctctctccaggtgttctctctctctccaggtgcccTGTGGGGGATCATTTCTGGTTCATGGGTCGTCGTTGTGACGTGAGGATGACGCAGCAGCGGCTGGTGGGGGCGTGCCTTGGTGTGCTGGTTGCCATAGTTACACTGATTGGCGCCGGGGCCTGGCTGGCGGTGCGACGATACAGAGCCATGTTGATAAAGACTAAAGTAGACCAGACACGCAGCAGGtacccaccacaccaccacaccacaccacaccacacaacaccacaccacccaccacgacacaccacacaccacaacacccatgacaccacacacaccacacaccacaccacacaccacaccacaccacccatcaccacacaccacaccacaccacacccaccacaccacacaccacaccacaccacaccacacacaccacacacaccacaccacacccaccacacaccacaccacacacacacaccacaccacaccacaccacacaccacaccacacacacaccacaccacacacacaccacacacacacacacaccacaccaccacaccacaccacaccacaccacaccacacacaccacaccacaccacacacacacaccacaccacacaccacacaccacacacacacaccacaccacacacacacaccacacaccacacaccaccacaccacacccaccacaccacacaccacactgaaCTGGTTTCACACCACACTGAACCCACCACCACTGAACCACATTATAAACCCATCTCTGTTCTGGTACTGAACCTATTGTATTACATTATAAACCCACCTGAACATTGTATTACATTATAAACCCACCACACCCATTATAAACCACACCTGGTATGAACTGGTTTCTATTGTATTACATTATAAACCCATCTCTGTTCTGGttggtactgaactggttcctatTGTATTACATTATAAACCCATCTCAGTTctggtactgaactggttcctatTGTATTACATTATAAACCCATCTCTGTTCTGGTTGGTACTGAACTGGTTTCTATTGTATTACATTATAAACCCATCTCTGTTATGGttggtactgaactggttcctatTGTATTACATTATAAACCCATCTCAGTTctggtactgaactggttcctattgtattacattataaacccatctctgttctggtactgaactggttcctattgtattacattataaacccatctctgttctggtactgaactggttcctatTGTATTACATTATAAACCCATCTCTGTTCTGGTACTGAACTGGTTTCTATTGTATTACATTATAAACCCATCTCTGTTCTGGttggtactgaactggttcctatTGTATTACATTATAAACCCATCTCTGTTCTGGTTGGTACTGAACTGGTTTCTATTGTATTACATTATAAACCCATCTCTGTTctggtactgaactggttcctattgtattacattataaacccatctctgttctggtactgaactggttcctattgtattacattataaacccatctctgttctggttggtactgaactggttcctattgtattacattataaacccatctctgttctggtactgaactggttcctatTGTATTACATTATAAACCCATCTCTGTTCTGGTACTGAATTGGTTCCTATTGAATTACATTATAAATCCATCTCTGTTctggtactgaactggttcctattgtattacattataaacccatctctgttctggttggtactgaactggttcctattgtattacattataaacccatctctgttctggtactgaactggttcctattgtattacattataaacccatctctgttctggttggtactgaactggttcctatTGTATTACATTATAAACCCATCTCTGTTCTGGTACTGAACTGGTTTCTATTGTATTACATTATAAACCCATCTCTGTTCTGGttggtactgtctctctctgatccaacccatctctgttctggttggtactgtctctctctgatccaacccatctctgttctggttggtactgtctctctctgatccaacccatctctgttctggttggtactgtctctctctgatccAACCCATCTCTGTTCCGGttggtactgtctctctctgatccACTACCAGGTTCTAAAGTTACTTCAGAAACAACTCTACTGACCCTCCATGTTTCCTGGCATCGCACTTCCTGTCCAAACCCCGACTTCCTGTTTCTGGTGTGAAAACACGGGCGTCTCCCCTTCCGAcagagggagtgtgtgtttgtcataGATATCACAACATAACCTGGTTTATTGACCTTTGTGAcctttgtgcgtgtgcgtgcgtgtgcgtgcgtgcgtgtgtgtgtgttagctaccGTAGGTTCAACCACTTTGACGAGCTGTCAGGTCGTTTCTGGGGGCGGTCCGTTGGTGGATCAGCTGACTCGTTGGATAACCCCGTCTTCACCCGCTCCGACGAGTTGCTACACCGGAGGGCGCTCGACCGCACCTGCTGTTACCACGACGATACGCTGTCCCTGGCCTCCACCTGCCCTAGCAATGGAACACACCTCAACACCGTCTACCCACACAAGTTggtgacacacacagagaatacacacacagagagaacacacacacagagaacacacacacagagtgaacacacacagagagaatacacacagagagatcacagagagaacacacacagagaacacacacatacactgtaacacagagaacacacagagagaacacacacacagagagaacacacacacacagagagaacacacacataacagagagaacacacacagagagaacatacacacacagaacacacagagagaacacacacagagagaaaacacacacacagagaaaacacacacagagagaacacacacatgcactaacacagagaacacacacacacactgtaacacagagagaacacacacactgtaacacagagagaacacacacactgtaacacagagagaacacacacaaacagagctcacacacagagagagaacacacacacattgtaatacagagagaacacacacacattgtaatacagagagaacacacacacattgtaatacagagagaacacacacacacagagaacacacacacagagagaacacacacagagagaacacacacacacagagagaacacacacagagagaacacacacatactgtaacacaGGTATATGAGAGAGAACTATAGTGAAACGTTGTCAtggttccccctccctccctctctcccctccagttcCCAGTATGGCTGGGCGGTCAGCGAGGTCAGCCTGGCGGAGTGTGTGTTGGATTCTGGGAAAGCCAGTGACCTGTCAGTGTGCAGCTGGCCCATAGAACCCATACAGTGGACACCCTTCCCCCTGCTACAGCAACTATCCTCTACACACAGAACCACCCCGGGACCTATTAGGAGGGAGGTACCTACAGATTACCACCTATTAGGAGGGAGGTACCTACAGATTACCACCTATTAGGAGGGAGGTACCTAGAGATTACCACCTATTAGGAGGGAGGTACTTAGAGATTACCACCTATTAGGAGGGAGGTACCTAGAGATTACCACCTATTAGGAGGGAGGTACCTACAGATTACCACCTATTAGGAGGGAGGTACCTACAGATTATCACCTATTAGGAGGGAGGTACTTAGAGATTACCACCTATTAGGAAGGAGGTACCTAGAGATTACCACCTATTAGGAGGGAGGTACTTAGAGATTACCACCTATTAGGAGGGAGGTACCTAGAGATTACCACCTATTAGGAGGGAGGTACCTACAGATTACCACCTATTAGGAGGGAGGTACCTAGAGATTACCACCTATTAGGAGGGAGGTACCTAGAGACCTATTAGGAGGGAGGTACCTAGAGATTACCACCTATTAGGAGCGAGGTACCTAGAGATTACCACCTATTAGGAGCGAGGTACCTAGAGATTACCACCTATTAGGAGGGAGGTACTTAGAGACCTATTAGGAGGGAGGTACCTAGAGATTACCACCTATTAGGAGGGAGGTACCTACAGATTACCACCTATTAGGAGGGAGGTACCTACAGATTACCACCTATTAGGAGGGAGGTACCTAGAGATTACCACCTATTAGGAGGGAGGTACCTAGAGATTACCACCTACTAGGAGGGAGGTACCTAGATATTACCACCTATTAGGAGGGAGGTACCTAGAGATTACCACCTATTAGGAGGGAGGTACCTAGAGATTACCACCTACTAGGAGGGAGGTACCTAGAGATTACCACCTATTAGGAGGGAGGTACCTAGAGATTACCACCTATTAGGAGGGAGGTACCTAGAGATTACCACCTATTAGGAGGGAGGTACCTAGAGATTACCACCTATTAGGAGGGAGGTACCTAGAGATTACCACCTATTAGGAGGGAGGTACCTAGAGATTACCACCTATTAGGAGGGAGGTACCTAGAGACCTATTAGGAGGGAGGTACCTAGAGATTACCACCTACTAGGAGGGAGGTACCTAGAGATTACCACCTATTAGGAGGGAGGTACCTAGAGATTACCACCTATTAGGAAGGAGGTACCTAGAGATTACCACCTACTAGGAGGGAGGTACCTAGAGATTACCACCTATTAGGAGGGAGGTACCTAGAGATTACCACCTATTAGGAGGGAGGTACCTAGAGATTACCACCTATTAGGAGCGAGGTACCTAGAGATTACCACCTATTAGGAGGGAGGTACCTAGAGATTACCACCTATTAGGAGGGAGGTACCTAGAGATTACCACCTACTAGGAGGGAGGTACCTAGAGATTACCACCTATTAGGAGGGAGGTACCTAGAGATTACCACCTATTAGGAGGGAGGTACCTAGAGATTACCACCTACTAGGAGGGAGGTACCTAGAGATTACCACCTATTAGGAGGGAGGTACCTAGAGATTACCACCTATTAGGAGGGAGGTACCTAGAGATTACCACCTATTAGGAGGGAGGTACCTAGAGATTACCACCTATTAGGAGGGAGGTACCTAGAGATTACCACCTATTAGGAGGGAGGTACCTAGAGATTACCACCTATTAGGAGGGAGATACCTAGAGACCTATTAGGAGGGAGGTACCTAGAGATTACCACCTACTAGGAGGGAGGTACCTACAGATTACCACCTATTAGGAGGGAGGTACCTACAGATTACCACCTATTAGGAGGGAGGTACCTAGAGATTACCACCTATTAGGAGGGAGGTACCTACAGATTACCACCTATTAGGAGGGAGGTACCTACAGATTACCACCTATTAGGAGGGAGGTACCTAGAGATTACCACCTATTAGGAGGGAGGTACCTAGAGATTACCACCTACTAGGAGGGAGGTACCTAGAGATTACCACCTATTAGGAGGGAGGTACCTAGAGATTACCACCTATTAGGAGGAGGTACCTAGAGATTACCACCTACTAGGAGGGAGGTACCTAGAGATTACCACCTATTAGGAGGAGGTACCTAGAGATTACCACCTACTAGGAGGGAGGTACCTAGAGATTACCAC
This region includes:
- the LOC124030372 gene encoding uncharacterized protein LOC124030372 (The sequence of the model RefSeq protein was modified relative to this genomic sequence to represent the inferred CDS: added 75 bases not found in genome assembly), with protein sequence MMCVCGCSTALQQVLSVCPDQVTWLSVPRSVTLTTVTTRASVPTTLTNHPSASVLSLSRCPVGDHFWFMGRRCDVRMTQQRLVGACLGVLVAIVTLIGAGAWLAVRRYRAMLIKTKVDQTRSSYRRFNHFDELSGRFWGRSVGGSADSLDNPVFTRSDELLHRRALDRTCCYHDDTLSLASTCPSNGTHLNTVYPHNSQYGWAVSEVSLAECVLDSGKASDLSVCSWPIEPIQWTPFPLLQQLSSTHRTTPGPIRREVRALRPRSYCEGMELVELEKSWTA